A window of Caretta caretta isolate rCarCar2 chromosome 13, rCarCar1.hap1, whole genome shotgun sequence contains these coding sequences:
- the LOC125622051 gene encoding mast cell protease 1A: protein MLILILLPAVFLLPPWAGAGEIIGGRKAQPHSRPYMACLQIKRGDKSYRCGGFLVAENFVLTAAHCNGDKITVCLGAHDINQGEPSQQKLSVRRRIPHPQYNRETHNNDLMLLQLEHKAKLNEQVGLIPLPLAHQGVQPGTVCSVAGWGRTSTQNKELPHKLREVDLKVLDDQTCLKYPGGTYSKYNSYTMMCVGDPKESKASFKGDSGGPLVCGKTVQGIVSWGPISGSPPRVYTRVSTFIPWIQATMRRLQP from the exons GCGAGATCATCGGAGGCCGGAAAGCCCAGCCCCACTCTAGACCCTACATGGCCTGTCTGCAAATAAAACGTGGGGACAAGAGCTATCGCTGCGGAGGGTTCCTGGTGGCGGAGAACTTCGTGCTGACGGCCGCTCACTGCAATGGAGA CAAGATCACTGTGTGCCTGGGAGCCCATGACATTAACCAAGGGGAACCGAGCCAACAGAAACTCTCCGTGCGCCGCCGGATCCCCCATCCGCAATACAACAGAGAGACCCATAATAATGACCTCATGCTGCTGCAG CTGGAGCACAAGGCAAAGCTCAATGAACAGGTCGGGCTCATCCCGCTCCCCCTGGCTCATCAGGGAGTGCAACCAGGGACCGTGTGCAGTGTCGCCGGCTGGGGCCGGACGAGCACACAGAACAAGGAGCTCCCCCATAAACTCCGGGAGGTGGATTTGAAGGTGCTGGATGATCAGACGTGTCTGAAGTATCCTGGTGGGACATATTCTAAATATAACAGCTACACGATGATGTGTGTGGGGGACCCAAAGGAGAGTAAAGCCTCTTTTAAG GGTGACTCTGGGGGCCCCCTGGTGTGTGGGAAAACAGTCCAGGGCATTGTCTCTTGGGGGCCTATAAGTGGTAGCCCCCCAAGGGTCTACACAAGAGTCTCCACCTTCATCCCCTGGATACAGGCCACGATGAGgaggctgcagccctga